One Anolis carolinensis isolate JA03-04 chromosome 4, rAnoCar3.1.pri, whole genome shotgun sequence DNA window includes the following coding sequences:
- the tshb gene encoding thyrotropin subunit beta translates to MNPALLISLPFFLALTLGQSMSFCIPVDYVIHVEKRECAYCLAINTTICEGFCMTWDSNGKKLLPRSALSQDVCTYKDMVYRTVMIPGCQHHAVSYYTYPVALSCKCGKCNTDYTDCIQEAGHTEYCTVSQQLYNP, encoded by the exons ATGAATCCTGCCCTTTTaatctctcttcccttcttcttGGCCCTCACTTTGGGGCAGAGCATGTCCTTTTGCATCCCTGTTGACTATGTCATCCATGTGGAGAAGAGGGAGTGTGCCTACTGTCTGGCTATCAACACGACCATCTGTGAAGGATTCTGCATGACCTGG GATAGCAATGGTAAGAAGCTGCTGCCCAGAAGTGCTCTGTCCCAGGACGTGTGTACCTACAAGGACATGGTGTACAGGACCGTGATGATCCCTGGCTGTCAGCACCATGCTGTTTCTTACTATACCTATCCTGTGGCATTGAGCTGCAAGTGTGGGAAATGCAATACTGACTATACTGACTGCATCCAGGAGGCAGGCCACACTGAGTACTGCACTGTCTCCCAGCAGTTATATAACCCATGA
- the LOC100553181 gene encoding mitochondrial glutamate carrier 1 produces the protein MADKQISLPAKLINGGAAGIIGVTCIFPIDLVKTRLQNQRSGHQVYKSMFDCLIKTLRSEGYFGMYRGAAVNLTLVTPEKAIKLAANDYFRHLLAKEGVSLSLSKEMMAGCGAGFCQVIVTTPMEMLKIQLQDAGRLASQQLVSRVPCSVPGCKLVAVSPVQTRAYNVGPAVFPRRISATQIAAELLHTQGIKGLYKGLGATLLRDVPFSIIYFPLFAHLNKAEQDSMEERAPFICSFLAGCMAGSVAAVSVNPCDVIKTRLQSMGKGRNEESYNGIIDCARKIWMKEGPSAFLKGAGCRALVIAPLFGIAQVIYFIGLGEFLIDLYQYRRLSP, from the exons CTTGCCAGCTAAACTCATCAATGGAGGAGCTGCAGGGATCATTGGAGTTACTTGTATCTTTCCAATTGATCTGGTTAAAACCAGGCTACAGAATCAGAGAAGTGGACACCAAGTTTACAAAAGCAT GTTTGACTGTCTAATCAAAACGTTACGTTCAGAAGGCTATTTTGGCATGTATAGAG GTGCAGCAGTAAATCTGACCCTTGTAACACCCGAGAAGGCTATCAAACTGGCTGCTAATGACTATTTTAGGCACCTTCTTGCCAAGGAAGG TGTATCACTGTCCTTATCGAAGGAGATGATGGCAGGTTGTGGTGCTGGTTTTTGCCAGGTCATTGTCACTACTCCTATGGAAATGCTGAAAATCCAGTTACAAGATGCTGGGAGACTAG CATCTCAGCAGCTTGTGAGCAGGGTTCCTTGTTCAGTTCCCGGATGCAAGCTTGTCGCTGTCAGCCCTGTTCAGACGAGAGCGTACAATGTAGGACCTGCAGTGTTTCCAAGAAGGATATCTGCCACCCAGATTGCAGCTGAGCTTCTGCACACTCAGGGTATTAAAGGACTCTACAAGGGCCTTGGAGCCACCTTGCTGAG GGATGTCCCATTCTCTATCATCTATTTCCCTCTGTTTGCCCATCTGAACAAAGCAGAACAGGATTCCATGGAGGAAAGGGCGCCTTTCATCTGTTCTTTTCTTGCTGGTTGCATGGCTGGCTCAGTGGCAGCTGTTTCTGTTAATCCTTGTGATG TAATAAAGACTCGTCTCCAATCAATGGGCAAGGGAAGAAATGAGGAAAGCTATAATGGAATTATTGATTGTGCAAG GAAGATATGGATGAAGGAGGGTCCCTCCGCCTTTCTGAAGGGGGCTGGTTGCAGAGCGCTGGTCATTGCACCTCTCTTCGGTATAGCCCAAGTTATTTACTTCATTGGCCTTGGAGAGTTTCTTATAGATCTATATCAATACAGAAGACTTTCTCCCTAA